Proteins encoded within one genomic window of Arachis ipaensis cultivar K30076 chromosome B08, Araip1.1, whole genome shotgun sequence:
- the LOC107613704 gene encoding BES1/BZR1 homolog protein 4 isoform X1, producing the protein MTGARQPTWKERENNKRRERRRRAIAAKIFAGLRMYGNYKLPKHCDNNEVLKALCNEAGWTVEPDGTTYRKGCKPVERLEVGGSAVATPCSSFHPSPCASYNPSPGSSSFPSPRSSPFATNANADPNSLIPWLKNLSSGSSSATSSRIHQIFIHNGSISAPVTPPLSSPSARAEWEDQPANPMVGVQQYSFMPSSTPPSPGRQVVDQDLFGKIRAPQGDGTTSPTFSLVSSNPFGVKEETLGGSSSCNWTPIPSGTCSPVVAASSDHTTDILMAEAASDEFAFGSTKKGFVNAWQGERIVIGSDDLELTLGSSKTRQTSA; encoded by the exons ATGACGGGGGCGAGGCAGCCTACTTGGAAGGAGAGGGAGAACAACAAGCGGAGGGAGCGGCGGCGGAGGGCGATCGCCGCCAAGATCTTCGCCGGGCTGAGAATGTACGGAAACTACAAGCTCCCGAAGCACTGCGACAACAACGAAGTTCTTAAGGCGCTGTGCAACGAAGCCGGTTGGACCGTTGAACCTGACGGCACCACGTATCGGAAG GGATGCAAACCTGTTGAACGCTTGGAAGTTGGTGGTTCTGCAGTGGCAACCCCATGTTCATCTTTCCATCCAAGTCCCTGTGCTTCCTATAATCCAAGCCCAGGATCTTCTTCGTTCCCTAGCCCGCGCTCATCTCCCTTTGCCACAAATGCCAATGCTGATCCAAATTCACTCATTCCATGGCTCAAGAACCTCTCATCTGGATCATCGTCAGCTACCTCTTCAAGGATTCACCAAATATTCATTCATAATGGCTCAATTAGTGCTCCTGTCACTCCTCCACTGAGCTCTCCATCTGCGCGAGCTGAATGGGAAGACCAGCCCGCCAATCCCATGGTGGGTGTACAGCAGTACTCTTTCATGCCTTCCTCCACTCCTCCAAGCCCTGGACGCCAAGTTGTTGACCAAGATTTGTTCGGCAAGATTAGGGCTCCACAGGGTGATGGGACAACTTCTCCAACCTTCAGCCTGGTCTCCTCAAACCCATTTGGCGTCAAGGAGGAGACTCTTGGTGGCAGCAGCTCCTGCAACTGGACGCCAATTCCTAGTGGTACTTGTTCTCCTGTTGTCGCCGCAAGCTCTGATCACACAACAGATATTCTGATGGCTGAAGCTGCTTCAGATGAGTTTGCCTTTGGAAGCACCAAAAAAGGTTTTGTGAATGCCTGGCAAGGAGAGAGGATCGTTATTGGGTCAGATGACCTTGAGCTCACCCTCGGGAGCTCAAAAACCAG GCAAACTTCTGCATGA
- the LOC107613704 gene encoding BES1/BZR1 homolog protein 4 isoform X2: MTGARQPTWKERENNKRRERRRRAIAAKIFAGLRMYGNYKLPKHCDNNEVLKALCNEAGWTVEPDGTTYRKGCKPVERLEVGGSAVATPCSSFHPSPCASYNPSPGSSSFPSPRSSPFATNANADPNSLIPWLKNLSSGSSSATSSRIHQIFIHNGSISAPVTPPLSSPSARAEWEDQPANPMVGVQQYSFMPSSTPPSPGRQVVDQDLFGKIRAPQGDGTTSPTFSLVSSNPFGVKEETLGGSSSCNWTPIPSGTCSPVVAASSDHTTDILMAEAASDEFAFGSTKKGFVNAWQGERIVIGSDDLELTLGSSKTR, encoded by the exons ATGACGGGGGCGAGGCAGCCTACTTGGAAGGAGAGGGAGAACAACAAGCGGAGGGAGCGGCGGCGGAGGGCGATCGCCGCCAAGATCTTCGCCGGGCTGAGAATGTACGGAAACTACAAGCTCCCGAAGCACTGCGACAACAACGAAGTTCTTAAGGCGCTGTGCAACGAAGCCGGTTGGACCGTTGAACCTGACGGCACCACGTATCGGAAG GGATGCAAACCTGTTGAACGCTTGGAAGTTGGTGGTTCTGCAGTGGCAACCCCATGTTCATCTTTCCATCCAAGTCCCTGTGCTTCCTATAATCCAAGCCCAGGATCTTCTTCGTTCCCTAGCCCGCGCTCATCTCCCTTTGCCACAAATGCCAATGCTGATCCAAATTCACTCATTCCATGGCTCAAGAACCTCTCATCTGGATCATCGTCAGCTACCTCTTCAAGGATTCACCAAATATTCATTCATAATGGCTCAATTAGTGCTCCTGTCACTCCTCCACTGAGCTCTCCATCTGCGCGAGCTGAATGGGAAGACCAGCCCGCCAATCCCATGGTGGGTGTACAGCAGTACTCTTTCATGCCTTCCTCCACTCCTCCAAGCCCTGGACGCCAAGTTGTTGACCAAGATTTGTTCGGCAAGATTAGGGCTCCACAGGGTGATGGGACAACTTCTCCAACCTTCAGCCTGGTCTCCTCAAACCCATTTGGCGTCAAGGAGGAGACTCTTGGTGGCAGCAGCTCCTGCAACTGGACGCCAATTCCTAGTGGTACTTGTTCTCCTGTTGTCGCCGCAAGCTCTGATCACACAACAGATATTCTGATGGCTGAAGCTGCTTCAGATGAGTTTGCCTTTGGAAGCACCAAAAAAGGTTTTGTGAATGCCTGGCAAGGAGAGAGGATCGTTATTGGGTCAGATGACCTTGAGCTCACCCTCGGGAGCTCAAAAACCAGGTAG